The window aATGGGACTtctacccaaacattccagactctttgggtatatggatgccagggactggggtgaagccttaacccaaacaccTTCCAGAAGTAATAGTCTACTTCATCTCCACCTTTCTGCTGTGTggctgtgctttctttattccctgAACATCCTAAATAGGTTAGTCCATTAAGCCATTCTGGTTAGACTTTCCCCTCAAGTAGCATGCTTGGCACTTTTCAGCACTCTGAAAGCTAACAAGTAGGGATGACGTTCCCAAGGAAGTACCAGCTTCATCTGGTCATATTCTAAGACTCAAGTATGCAGTGTCTTCAGAAATGAGTTCTTAACAACAAACTCTATAAGAGAAGAAAGAGCATTAATCATAGTTTGCTATGTTTTTATGTCTGTAGGTCCCCACTAGCCAACAAATCCAAGATGGATAAATTGGTTTTTgtctattatgtttttatttgtcagCCTATGGTGTCTAGTAACTATGTGcaaatttatacaataaataaatttttaatgcttttaaaaatgtatatatatatatattcttaaaaagcATCTAGAAGAAGGTTTCCTAATGACATTTTTGAAGAGTCTTCAGTTTAGTTATCCATCCATACGTTTTCTCCTGTACCCTACCATCTCATTCCCCATCATCCTTTTCCCACAGACATGTTCTGTTGCTATCTTTGAACCATTTAAGTCACTGTGCGGTGTCTCCCTACTCTTAAAATGCTGCCATGGCCtcttaataatttcttaaaatcacacatatacattataGATGGTAATAAATTTCATAAAGATATTTCAGTTCAAGTATATCACATAGTTTACCCATATCCCAAAGGTTTCATATTAGGAGTTCAATGGGCTCtgtgttttttgtatatttattagaaaagtaactaatgccaTAGACAGACAGCAGTACAGCAACGATGCTAAGTCGATATCAGGCAGATAAGACAAAAAGAATATCCCTTCTCATACACTTTAGAGGTTGAAGTAGGTTCTATGCCAGTGACTGATTGGCAGTCTATTGTGAATGCATGCAGTCAGGCTGTGTAATGGTTTCAGGGAGTCTGTCCCTCAGAGACATGTGCCAAAATCTTATATGGTTGTGGTTAAGAgcaaaaatatagaagaaacaaGTTAATAGAATAGCTTTACAAAATGGCAGGACCCTGCCTAATATATTTACTCTTTAATATAACTTTACACCTCCCATCTCCTTGTCCCATTCATTCTCAACACAGTTTTTCTAAGTTTAATTATTGCTAGTtatgtgcattcatgttttgCCAGCATGAATGTTTGTGCACAGCATGCGTGCCTGGTggttgtggaggccagaaggcacaTGGTCCTCTAAAACTGCCATTACAGATAAATGTATGCTGCCGTGTGGTTACTAGGAGCTGACtgcaggtcttctgcaagaccaagtactcataacctctgagctatctctctaggtCATTCACACAGTCTGCTTCTGCTTTATCATCATACAAGCTATATGTTTACTATAAAGGATCTCATCTATTTATGTAACATAAAAACTCCATTAAAGGAATCAAAAGTTGCATTTTCATAGCctggtatattttatttaatatgataatttctttcttcattcattttccagcaaacaatttaattattttgacaGAATAAACCATAAAGTATATATATTctacatttttggttttgttaatttatttattcattttacaacCCAGCtatagtttcccttccctcttcttctcctatcccctccttcctcccccctctctttgcAGTCCCACTCCaatcctcctccatttctgtttgggAAATGGAAAGTCTCcaatgaatatcaacaaaacatcaCATATCAAGATTTCGCATGTATTAAAATGACCCAGTGTGAGAAGTTGGGTCCCAATGCCAGTAAAACAGTTTtattccatatttttattattcattcattaatttattttgaatgaaatagtttttagtaattttttctagttcattATTAGTACTTGGAAAGTTGATGAtacttttaacatttatattGTATACTAATAGTGTGATGAAAGTGTTTGTCAATTATAACAGTTTTATGATGCAGGCTTTAGAGTATCTAATGTATAGGATCACATCATCCTCAGATGATGatacttgggttttttttccttccttatttgttcacctttatttatttctgatGCCTAGTTAATCTACCTAGGACCTTAAGGACTGTATGATTAAGAGGTCAGAAAATGGACTTCCTTGTCTCAACCCTGATTTTAAAGTAAGTACTATTAATTTTTCCTCATTGATATAGTGTTGCATATATGTTTGTCAGAGGTGCCCTGTAATATGTTGAGTTATGCTCCAACCTTTCAAACCTATCTTGTGTACAAGCTTTGTTATTCTATCTTggcattcattcactcatttggTTTCccactgaatattttatattaatatcaaGGTTTATTTTGGAGTTAATCCCATTAAACTTCTCAGGGTCCAGAAAGATTCACGATGGCAGGCAAAACCTGAATGATTGGATCTGAGGGTAAACATAATAAATCAACTCCTGTATGTTACAACTTCATGCTTTGTATTCCTTTGTGTGAAGAAGCAGGGAGAAGAAGAACAAGGGGTGTCTCCatgaggtttctagtttttacatAGTTGTCAAATTCCATAGACaaagacaatgataatatgcatagCAAGGTCACAAAAAGGGCAAGTAAAAGCTGACAAAGTAGTACTCTGAAACAGGTGACATCACCCAGGAAAGAGCCATCATCCAAGGGGAAATATCTGACATTACAAACCATTTGATAAAGTTACTAAAAATCCCTGAACCCGGACTTCACCCACACCCAGACCTGTCTGTCTGATAAGGGCAGGacatgctgccttcctgctcagtgcctatCTTCTATAAAAATTTCTATATGGTCTGTTGGCAAATAATTTTGTGGAATTGaatctatgtaaatttgactggtAGAATGAAGAGTGAATATTGCAGCTTTAAGGTCTCAGGGTGCGGGAAAACGGAAAAGACATTGCATTGCCCCTGAAGGAGAAGTTACACTGTTCAGTGTTTTGGAAATGAATCACATTTTGAAGGGAGAAACaccatgatttcacaagatttaACAGAATTGACAGCGATTTATCCAAAAGTCAAGTCTTCTCACAGCCTCTGCAAAAAAGGGTGCCTCATAAGTTGTACACTTGTGGGTCTTCCTTTATTAATCTGGAGCAGTACATTTACTGTCCAATACTGTGGCTTTCgatatattaattaatttgtttttacaCCCTGTTCATAGTTTCCTCTCCTGTCTTCTTCTCTCAGTCCCTCCTggacttttcctctctccctaaTAAACGCCCCCTCAGTTTCTCTCCAGAAATCAGCAGGCCACCCCAGGGATTTCAGCCAGCCATGGCATATGAAATTGCAGCAAGTCTATGTACCACCCCTCCTATTATGGTGggatgaggcaatccagtagAGAAAAGGATCTCAAAAggaggcaacagagtcagagacagcttctTCTGTTAGGGTCCCACAGGAAAACCAAGCTACCAACTCTAgcatatgtgcagagggcctaggtcagtccctgTGGGCTCTGTttggtggttcagtctctgtgagcagcTATAAGCCCAGGTTGGTTGATCTTGTGGGTTTTCTTGTCCCAATaaagtttttaataaattattggctatttccattttaatattttaattttttactctccttttctcattaaaatcTTCTTTCATGTCCTGCATTGATATCTTTCTTTCAATTATCTGCttctatttttcaaaattcaATCAGTATATTTATGTCATCTGCAATTTCATTgcacatttttataattatttttaaactatttatctCAGCTTTCATCCAATCAACTCTCATTGCATTAATCCAGTCTGATCATTTTTAGTATGTCTATAGAATgagaaatttttgttgttgttattgttgttatatgGAATTTTTATGCTTCCTGTTTTTCTAGAAGCACTGGAATCTGAATTTCTGAAATTGTTATTTGCATTTTAGAAAATATCCATATATTTTAGTTGAAGTATTTAGAATGTTTAAACTTGACTATATTGTAGAGTTGGTGTCTTATTTCTATTCCTAGAAATCAAAGTAGCTCAAACATGAGTTTCCATATTCAAGATAAAATTATGATCTATAGCAGGACTCTGGGAGTGAAGTACTCATGACATAAACAGCCAGAATTAATCCATAAgccaagtaaaaaaaaaattaaaactcaccCTTCAATTCCAGTAACTTTTGGAGAATAAAGAAACAAGATAGCATTCACTGTATATTCCATATTTAATGAAGGAACTTGTGAAATTATGGCTCCTATAAAAGTAAAAGATTCTCATTATACTTCAAAACAGTAATTCTAGCTGAAGAGATGAGGAAAACATAGATGCGTTGTGAAGTAGGAGGGagacttgaaatcacagagacagcaTCGAATTAACTCAAAGAAACCCCATTGGAAAAGTCCACAGACTGAGCCTCCCTTTTTGACATCTGGTGAAATAATGGCCATGTACAACACCTTATACTAAATTTAATTGTATTTTGGGGTGCAATTAACAGAATGGTATGGTATTTAAATCCTTTGCCCTTAAAAGTTGAaagcatgtgttttgttttgtgatttttgcaGTTACAATTCAGAAATTGTCTTTAGTCTCAGAAGAGTCTTTTGAACTTGgatttttaaacagtgttgagaatTAAAAATGATGAGACCTAGCCAgtcgatggtggcacacgcctttaatcccagcactcgggaggcagaggcaggcggatctctgtgagttcgagaccagtctggtctacagagctagttccaggacaggctccaaagccacagagaaaccctgtctcaaaaaaaaaaaaaaaaaaccaaaaaaaaaaaatgatgagacCATTTGAAATTAGATGAAATACATTTTGCGTTATACATTTACGGGGCTGAAAGAAGAatacagtggtttgaatgaaaatgatacccatagactcatatttgaatgtttgttccACAGCAGTGGAAATTCTTGAGAAGAATTGACAATTGTGGACTTGTTGGAGAAGGTTTGTCACTAGGTATGAGATTTGACATTTCAAAAAACCCCAGCCATTTTTATTCcctatccctctctctctctctttttttttttggaatttctttttttttatttaattaaaaatttccatctcctcccctcctcccatttccgtccccctcccccactcccttttcccctccctctccagaccaaagagcagtcagggttccctgccctggggggAGTCCAAGATCCTTCccacttcatccaggtctaggaaggtgagcatctactcccacaaagtcagtacatgcagtaggatcaaagacAGGAGCTCTCATCTACTGTTCCAAAACCATGCCTTTCTGACTACTATCATCCTTTTGGCCATGATGGTGATAGACTCTAACCATGTTACCTCACAAGCCCCAAATTAGACATGTTTTCTAAGTTGTCTTgatcatggtgctttatcacatcaatagaaataTTCTAAAACAATATCCTAGGGCAAGAGGAAATGTTAGAAGCTAGTGGCAAGCATAAAACAGAAATTCATTTATAATGATTAGAGACCAACATAATATTACATAATTTGATTTgtatttaggaaaatataaattGGAACAGTCAACATAGTTTctatagaaacaaacacagaaatctTAATCAGCATAAGGAAATTACTTTTTTGTCAAATAAAATGTTGCTTGTCACCTaataatgttttcaaatttaACCATTAGTGGTTCTGGCTTGAGTCAATGTAGAAGGAAATAAATACTTGAAGCCGGTCTATTAGATTGAACCTCTTAATGGCAGCTAGACATATAAATTATTTACAGTAAACAGAAAATGACAGGATAAAGTTTTAAATAGACATAAATTAGACAATTAGAAGAAAACATGAGAAGCCTTCAAGACTAGCCTCTAAAACACTTAAATTTGGGTCATATGAATCAGATGTCTTACATTTGGACACAGACTAAATTGGTATCTGTTCTTCACAGAGCCATGGCTACAACAAAGCATGttcagtcaagaagcagaaagcagcTAGATCTCCAGGAGATGCTGACAGAAGTGGGGTTGTCTGTTGACTCCTGGTTGCATAAGCTTCGGGAAGACCTGGGTGTGACCTGTGCCATGGACTTACTATACTTAGAAGAAAAAGACCTCCAGAAGTTGAAGTCCCAGACACAGCACGCATGGGAAGAAAAGGCGCTGGAGAAGCTGTTTAATATCTcacagccaaacagtgttgcagaGTTCCAGGAGACTCCAGGGGAGATGATAGAGAGCAGACAGCAGCAGGCAGAACAGGCACTGCAGGAACTGAGGGCCTTACAGTCAGAAGGGAAGCATAGAGAAGACGAAGAAGTTaagcaaaaagaaacagagctgagACAAGCAATGGAGATCCCTGAAGAGTGCTGGCCAAGGCCAGAAGTACCCCTAAAAGATGTCACTGAAACAATGGAAAGACATCTCAACCACATGGAACAAAATCTTTCCTACAGTGGAAACCTCCCAGATAGAGATCTGGTAGAATGGGCATCTGGAGGGCTGGCTCTGCAGGGAATTTATGAGACAAGCAAGGGAAAGGACCAATTAGCAAAGAAGGAAGAGCTACTCAGGGTCCCCAAGGAATTCTTTCTCTTTGCACCTGAGcaagaaaaaatgatgaaaacaaaagaatttatgTCTTCTCACGCAGAATCTCTGTTCACCGAAACAGTGGAGAAGCTGGGATTTAGAATCATGACATCAGCCAAGGGTGAACACTTGGGATTTAGTCAAGAATGTGGTAAAGATCAAAGCAAACAATCCGAATCTAAGGACACACAGCAGTCAAATTCAGAGCACTCTTATTTCTCTTCAGTCAAGTACAGGTACGTGCCACTAGCTTCCTTCCACTTTCGAATTGATCAGCTCCAGCTCTCCCAGGCTGCTCTCAAGGAACTGAAAAGCATTGAGGAACAACTGGAATACACTAATGGAGCAGACAGATTCCTACTACTGAGAAACAGTACTGAAAACTTTTTCAACAGATTTGGTTCTCATGCTAATCAAGGCCCTCTGCATCTTGGGGGAATTTACTGCTGGAAGGCCATTTCAGAGGGTTTCCAAAGTGATCAGCTAGATTTTGTGAAGCAGTGGACAGCAGAGGCTTTAGATTGTTACATAACAGAGAGCTCCCGTGGCTTTGAAGGTGAAGTTGAGGCAAGGATGAAAATGTCAGAATCACATAATGTAAGATCATACCAGAATACACCTAATCATCAGCTCCAATTAAACGTCCAATTATCTGTGTTCAAGATAGGTGGACCATCAGAAGCAAATGGAATTTTCCAGTGGACAGCTGGTCTACTTGCCAACAACAAAACATGGTCTGTTATTGATAAGGGAATTAGGCTGGTGCCTGTTTGGAGCATCATCCTCAGAAGTCACAAAAGTGATTTTAAGGACCCTTTTCAGGTGGCTAAATGCCTAAAAGAAAACTATGCTGTGCTGACTGGCCTTCCTACTCAGATTCGGGATGAAGAATTCTTCAGTATAATCCAGGAAACTAGACTTTTACAAAAGAATATTAAATTCCATGCAGGTTATGATGGTGATGAGAAACTTAGGAAAGTGATAGATGGTTGTGTGTACAAATTGACAAACTTTCTGAAGGCCCCATCTAGCATGGAGTGGATACACCAGTTAGAATCAGAGGGAGAACAAGAAAAAATCACCTCGTTTTCTGAATTTCTTCAGATATTAAAGGAAATCCAAAAAAACCTAGAAGGgagtattaaaaagaaatctctacAAACAGTGGAAGAAGCTCAAAGAAAAGCCACATATAAAGTCACCACAGCATTTGGTACCTTCTTGAACTACcttagagaagcagagcagcctgaCCTGCAGTTGCTACTAATCTCTATTGCAGCTGGTTCAGGCAATGTGCTGGAAAGCCATGTTTTCCAGGCTTTCCTGGGATGTGCTGAGTTAAACTTCCTCCTGGATGAAATACAAAATGCCCTACATGTGTATCAGGAGCTCAAAACTATCTACCCAGATGGGGCACAGGCATTCCTAGTGCTCAAAACTCTGACAAGCACAGTTGGAAACACAGCCATTTCtctagaagagaaaacagaatgctTAGCATTAATAAGGCAGCATATAGAACAGCTGTTGTCTCCAAAAGTTCCAAATGTCCTCACAAAATCTGGAACAGGTCATGATTCCGAGAATCAGGAGACTGACATGAGATTACACACTGATGGGAATTGTAAACACGACATCTCTCCTTTGAGGATGGATGAGGTGAAAGAACAATTGCAGTGGCTCAaccatgaaaacaaagagacttGTAACAAGCAACATGATGAAAACAGCAAAGAGGAAATGACAGACACAGGACCTTTCTTAGGCTTACTACAACGTTTAGGCCTAGAACATCACTACCCAAAAATGATGAGCAAAGCTGACTTCCATCTGATCTGCAAGACTTCTGTACACAACTCCCAACCAGCATCTGAACAGGGACTTCCCTTCTATTTCCTACAAAAGTTACTGATGCTAGACTGTGGGTTCAGACATCTGATTCTCAAAAAGGCTGAAAATGATGAACCTGAAAATTTAGTAGGTCCCTGTTATGAGGAAACTGATACTTTTGATCCATTCGAAGACTTGTCTGATGACAGAGATGAATCTACTGATCCTCTAGACACAGAGTCCCAGCCACGCATTCACCCAATGGACATCCAGATGGCCATTTTTCACTGTGCAGATGATCTTGCCAGGCAATACATTTTGTCCAAACTTTCCATTTGTCAGTTTGCACTTCCCCTTGTGGTGCCAAATCCCAAGACTTCTCAGTTGGAATTCTCTCTCTGGTCTCTCAGACAAATCAGGAGAAGTTGGCAAGAGTCAAGTAAATCACCACAGGACAAGAGCTACAGTCACAGGAATCAGCAGATGTGCTGTGTCTCTACCCCCATAGTGTCCTTCATTAGAGTTGGAAATGGCTTCTCTGCTTCCAAATCTCAGACCATGAACTCTCTCCTCCATAAACGTAAACACGATGTGTTTTTTCACAGGCACTGCAGAGGAAGTAGTAAATATTGTCTCCTGATGGAAGGAGTGGTGGAGATCTCCTGGTTCTGTCCTGGGGGTCAAGGTGAGGACACATTTGATAAGTGTATGGCCTTCACCAATCTTCATGGAGATGCCAAGGACCATAGGCAACAACTCAGCTTCCTGAAGGATATCTCGTCTGTCATTGTGGTCCTCATGTCATCTTCTGAtggcaataaagaaaaccaggATATTGTCAGACACTTGAGTCAGTCTTCAATACCTCTATTGTGCTTGTTGGATGATAAAAAACATGTCTTGGTTAATAATTCTGGTAGAAGAGTTAGAATTGGCATCAGGGATAGAAATGAGGCAGAATTAACAGAAGAACTCACAAAtgccataaaacatttattaaaacactCTAATACTTCTTTGAGCTTAGAAGATTGTTCACAGATAGCTCGAAAACAAGGATTCCTGGTTGATGAGGACCAGAAAGACTGCAAGAAAGCTAAAGAAAAGGCTGAGATTATAATGGCCCTACTAGCAAAACACACATTgtcaaagataaaagaaaacttaCTACCACTTCAGGGAAAACTCTGGCACATTTGGTGTAAGAAGGACAAAGAACTCTATCATCTGACAGAAAAAGGAAATCGGAGTATTGAACAACATAAAAGTGATATTGAGGGAGAGAAACAAAAAATCCGCCTTCAACAATTAGAAAAAGCCTTTCCTCTCAATGATGTAATGTGTTCTTTCCTTAAAACTCTTCAAGAAAATGCAGAAACTCCTTCCAAAGAGTACATCTTGACCTGGTTGAGTCTGCTTTTATATAACTTAACTAAAGAACAtttagaaaaattacaggagaaaCAAAGGTCTTTGTGGTCATTGGAACAAACAGAAGGACATAGAAAGCATGAAAGCAACTTCTTCATTGACCAGCAGAATCAGATAGAAGCTATCACCATGGAGATTTATGACTGTACATTTGGCATTGAGCACCTACTTCGAGAAGTTGCCCAGATCTATGAAGCTCTGGAAGACACTTCCTCCCTTAGAGAtggcctttctctctgcctcccccagatTGCTGCAGACCTGATGGTAGCTGGTCTTCCCATTGAGCTGATGGATGGGGATGCTTCATATGTGCCTCTAAAGTGGGTGGCAGCTGTTTTTGACAAGCTCTCAGAGACGCTTGGAGACAAA of the Chionomys nivalis chromosome 8, mChiNiv1.1, whole genome shotgun sequence genome contains:
- the LOC130879941 gene encoding interferon-induced very large GTPase 1-like; translation: MATTKHVQSRSRKQLDLQEMLTEVGLSVDSWLHKLREDLGVTCAMDLLYLEEKDLQKLKSQTQHAWEEKALEKLFNISQPNSVAEFQETPGEMIESRQQQAEQALQELRALQSEGKHREDEEVKQKETELRQAMEIPEECWPRPEVPLKDVTETMERHLNHMEQNLSYSGNLPDRDLVEWASGGLALQGIYETSKGKDQLAKKEELLRVPKEFFLFAPEQEKMMKTKEFMSSHAESLFTETVEKLGFRIMTSAKGEHLGFSQECGKDQSKQSESKDTQQSNSEHSYFSSVKYRYVPLASFHFRIDQLQLSQAALKELKSIEEQLEYTNGADRFLLLRNSTENFFNRFGSHANQGPLHLGGIYCWKAISEGFQSDQLDFVKQWTAEALDCYITESSRGFEGEVEARMKMSESHNVRSYQNTPNHQLQLNVQLSVFKIGGPSEANGIFQWTAGLLANNKTWSVIDKGIRLVPVWSIILRSHKSDFKDPFQVAKCLKENYAVLTGLPTQIRDEEFFSIIQETRLLQKNIKFHAGYDGDEKLRKVIDGCVYKLTNFLKAPSSMEWIHQLESEGEQEKITSFSEFLQILKEIQKNLEGSIKKKSLQTVEEAQRKATYKVTTAFGTFLNYLREAEQPDLQLLLISIAAGSGNVLESHVFQAFLGCAELNFLLDEIQNALHVYQELKTIYPDGAQAFLVLKTLTSTVGNTAISLEEKTECLALIRQHIEQLLSPKVPNVLTKSGTGHDSENQETDMRLHTDGNCKHDISPLRMDEVKEQLQWLNHENKETCNKQHDENSKEEMTDTGPFLGLLQRLGLEHHYPKMMSKADFHLICKTSVHNSQPASEQGLPFYFLQKLLMLDCGFRHLILKKAENDEPENLVGPCYEETDTFDPFEDLSDDRDESTDPLDTESQPRIHPMDIQMAIFHCADDLARQYILSKLSICQFALPLVVPNPKTSQLEFSLWSLRQIRRSWQESSKSPQDKSYSHRNQQMCCVSTPIVSFIRVGNGFSASKSQTMNSLLHKRKHDVFFHRHCRGSSKYCLLMEGVVEISWFCPGGQGEDTFDKCMAFTNLHGDAKDHRQQLSFLKDISSVIVVLMSSSDGNKENQDIVRHLSQSSIPLLCLLDDKKHVLVNNSGRRVRIGIRDRNEAELTEELTNAIKHLLKHSNTSLSLEDCSQIARKQGFLVDEDQKDCKKAKEKAEIIMALLAKHTLSKIKENLLPLQGKLWHIWCKKDKELYHLTEKGNRSIEQHKSDIEGEKQKIRLQQLEKAFPLNDVMCSFLKTLQENAETPSKEYILTWLSLLLYNLTKEHLEKLQEKQRSLWSLEQTEGHRKHESNFFIDQQNQIEAITMEIYDCTFGIEHLLREVAQIYEALEDTSSLRDGLSLCLPQIAADLMVAGLPIELMDGDASYVPLKWVAAVFDKLSETLGDKRLFVLSILGLQSSGKSTLLNALFGLQFTASAGRCTKGAYMQLLKVEETFTDDLGIDFVLVVDTEGLRAPELKNKSQNWDNEMATFVTGLGNLTLINIFGENPAEMQDVLQIVVQAFLRMKQVKISPSCIFVHQNVGEVTAKDQTVEGRRRLEQRLDEMTALAAEVEECADITRFSDVIKFNVKNHVYYFAHLWDGNPPMASPNPYYSYNVQELKSVILQTAQQESRRSIMKISDVKFRVQDLWKALVSENFIFNFRNTKEVIAMSKLETIYNQWTWELRSHVLELQNQLNNQIQNSKIKTITTNTLEGPLHRKYETIKKEFDKYFEEDPDSETLVQWKAYFEQKLQMLNELLISDTRKKGNELLSLKQSQERLDNQVSQYENELLERSRELALSVKGKEFSDEELHEKFNQLWTNWISNVTPNVPLVTDPNIDLDSENILLEHFKKEKNIIEKLKRDSGEMFEINYDKHIQMKKQHGLIPTNLETFHKESIKNVTHNIDLRVDETIKNISKQQCGYSQNDFHEILRIIENEMKSVPPEEEYTFTRDYAIDLSLCLFQKASKIFKEMHEAFKIANDPVNYMKKKKDDFFMSFKMRCQGTASITSFVDFLWHKLTPAVSSTIWGEMVRKVSRDMKSTCPAFNGNRSNLEKHILISLAEEENFEKYWDYIHHPEKFFREYIRDHIVRYCSEKEGEKLKTFLRTSLEDIKNSILSAVQNATEVTKDESSTASRWLDLFCDHLGSNLIFPRRDLISIEHLEINDTEFLKESMSAALDPALKKVEEDCSSKPIDEVVPDIEKILSDQLCGCWKQCPFCKAVCTNTIPEHEGDHSVSLHRPQAVRGAKWNKTEDFVIEFCTSLVASDYPFFVNDMRYSYKRYREAGDNYARWRIIPDSSIQPYWKWFVCHFKTELENKYGKKFNEKGTIPGSWFIITKQEVLDDLKSHK